A stretch of the Flavobacterium sp. 5 genome encodes the following:
- a CDS encoding porin family protein — protein MKKILFVFVLCFGFQKAQSQVLMSLIFGDKLNSPNIEFGLEGGANFSTITNQPGADYRTGFNLGFYFDFNLKNPSWIFNTGVIVKSSMGANGLPVYSLNDEKLDATFSEGSVERKISYFNVPFMIKYKFDNNIYVKAGTQLGLLSSAVDIFRQDYNGADAEYKNKIRDKIHVIDAGLAFGAGYRFKTKNGLNLGLQYYYGLVPLLKGDNSPNQFNRSLYITAGLPIGKGKAAKKAAEKKKLEEKETLPNN, from the coding sequence ATGAAAAAGATTCTATTCGTATTTGTATTATGTTTTGGTTTTCAGAAGGCTCAATCTCAGGTTTTAATGTCTCTTATTTTTGGAGATAAACTGAATTCGCCTAATATTGAATTCGGTTTAGAAGGAGGTGCTAATTTTTCTACTATTACAAATCAACCCGGAGCAGATTATAGAACAGGTTTTAACTTAGGTTTTTATTTCGATTTTAATTTAAAGAATCCCTCTTGGATTTTTAATACAGGTGTAATTGTTAAGTCTTCTATGGGAGCTAATGGATTGCCTGTTTATAGTTTAAATGATGAAAAATTAGATGCTACTTTTTCGGAAGGATCTGTTGAAAGGAAAATTAGTTATTTCAATGTGCCATTCATGATTAAGTACAAATTTGATAATAATATTTATGTAAAAGCTGGTACTCAATTGGGATTATTGTCTAGTGCGGTTGATATATTTCGTCAAGATTATAACGGTGCAGACGCAGAATATAAAAATAAAATACGCGATAAAATTCACGTGATTGATGCAGGTTTAGCTTTTGGTGCTGGATATCGTTTTAAGACTAAAAACGGGCTTAATCTTGGTTTGCAATATTACTATGGATTAGTACCACTTTTAAAAGGGGATAATAGCCCAAATCAATTTAATCGCTCATTATATATTACTGCAGGTTTGCCTATTGGGAAGGGTAAGGCTGCTAAAAAAGCTGCTGAAAAGAAGAAGTTAGAAGAAAAAGAAACTTTGCCTAATAATTAA
- the atpD gene encoding F0F1 ATP synthase subunit beta encodes MSKVIGKVAQIIGPVVDVVFNGKDVELPKIYDSLEITKKDGTLLVLEVQSHIGENTVRTISMDSTDGLSRGYEVVGTGNPIQMPIGADVYGRLFNVIGDAIDGLPALPKTGENGTSIHRQAPKFEDLSTSSEVLFTGIKVIDLIEPYSKGGKIGLFGGAGVGKTVLIQELINNIAKGHGGLSVFAGVGERTREGNDLLREMLESGIIKYGEEFMHSMENGGWDLSKVDMPGMRESKATFVFGQMNEPPGARARVALSGLSIAEYFRDGAGTDQGKDVLFFVDNIFRFTQAGSEVSALLGRMPSAVGYQPTLATEMGAMQERITSTNKGSITSVQAVYVPADDLTDPAPATTFAHLDATTVLSRKIAELGIYPAVDPLDSTSRILAPHIIGNEHYDCAQRVKEILQKYKQLQDIIAILGMEELSEDDKLAVSRARRVQRFLSQPFHVAEQFTGLKGVLVDIKDTIKGFNMIIDGELDHLPESAFNLKGTIEEAIEAGEKMLAEA; translated from the coding sequence ATGTCAAAAGTAATAGGAAAAGTTGCCCAAATCATTGGACCAGTAGTCGATGTAGTTTTCAACGGAAAAGATGTTGAACTTCCAAAAATTTATGATTCATTAGAAATCACAAAAAAAGACGGTACATTATTAGTACTTGAAGTACAATCTCACATTGGTGAAAACACTGTTCGTACCATTTCTATGGACTCTACAGATGGTTTGAGCAGAGGTTATGAAGTTGTTGGAACAGGAAATCCTATCCAAATGCCAATCGGTGCAGATGTTTACGGACGTTTGTTTAATGTAATTGGAGATGCCATTGATGGTTTGCCAGCTTTACCAAAAACAGGTGAAAATGGTACTTCAATACACAGACAAGCACCAAAGTTTGAAGATTTATCTACATCTTCTGAAGTTCTATTTACAGGTATTAAAGTAATCGATTTGATTGAGCCTTATTCAAAAGGAGGTAAAATTGGATTGTTTGGTGGTGCTGGAGTAGGTAAAACGGTATTGATTCAGGAGTTGATTAACAATATTGCAAAAGGTCACGGTGGACTTTCAGTATTCGCAGGAGTAGGAGAAAGAACACGTGAAGGGAATGACTTGCTTCGTGAGATGTTGGAGTCAGGAATTATAAAATATGGTGAGGAATTCATGCACTCTATGGAAAATGGAGGATGGGATTTGTCTAAAGTTGACATGCCAGGAATGAGAGAGTCTAAAGCTACTTTCGTTTTTGGACAAATGAATGAGCCTCCAGGAGCTCGTGCTCGTGTAGCACTTTCTGGATTATCTATCGCTGAGTACTTCCGTGATGGAGCAGGTACTGATCAAGGAAAAGACGTTCTTTTCTTCGTTGATAATATCTTCCGTTTTACACAAGCAGGTTCTGAGGTTTCGGCACTTTTAGGTCGTATGCCATCTGCGGTAGGTTACCAACCAACATTGGCAACTGAGATGGGAGCGATGCAAGAGCGTATTACTTCTACAAATAAAGGATCTATTACATCTGTACAAGCGGTTTACGTTCCTGCGGATGATTTAACTGACCCGGCACCAGCTACAACATTTGCTCACTTAGATGCAACTACTGTATTGTCTCGTAAAATTGCTGAGTTAGGTATTTATCCTGCGGTGGATCCATTGGATTCAACTTCTAGAATCTTAGCTCCACATATTATCGGTAATGAGCACTATGATTGTGCACAAAGAGTAAAAGAAATTCTTCAAAAATACAAACAATTGCAAGATATTATTGCGATTCTAGGTATGGAAGAGTTATCAGAAGATGATAAATTAGCGGTTTCAAGAGCTAGACGTGTACAACGTTTCTTGTCTCAACCTTTCCATGTTGCTGAGCAATTTACAGGATTAAAAGGAGTTTTAGTAGATATCAAAGATACTATCAAAGGATTTAATATGATTATTGATGGTGAATTAGATCACTTGCCAGAATCAGCTTTCAACCTTAAAGGAACTATCGAAGAAGCTATCGAGGCTGGAGAAAAAATGTTGGCTGAAGCTTAA
- the bioD gene encoding dethiobiotin synthase has protein sequence MKLFITGISTDVGKTIASSIIVESLQADYWKPIQAGDLDKSDTHKVKEYISNSKSQFHPNAYALNTPASPHLAAELDGVVIDLNQIKEPKTKSHLVIEGAGGVFVPLNDTDCVIDLIKPDYKVIIVSRHYLGSINHTLLTIEALLNRKIAIGGIIFSGNENASTESIILKKTGIKCIGRIDEEPYFDQNVIKEYADRFREELLQL, from the coding sequence ATGAAACTATTTATAACAGGAATCTCAACCGATGTTGGCAAAACTATTGCCTCATCCATAATTGTTGAATCTTTACAGGCTGATTATTGGAAACCAATTCAGGCTGGAGATTTAGACAAATCCGATACTCATAAGGTCAAAGAGTATATCTCTAATAGCAAATCACAATTTCATCCAAATGCTTATGCTTTAAATACGCCTGCGAGTCCGCATCTTGCAGCTGAGTTGGATGGTGTTGTTATTGATTTAAATCAAATCAAAGAACCAAAAACAAAAAGTCATTTGGTAATTGAAGGTGCAGGAGGTGTTTTTGTGCCTTTAAATGATACAGATTGTGTGATTGATTTAATTAAACCCGATTATAAAGTAATAATTGTGTCAAGGCATTATTTGGGTAGTATCAATCATACGTTACTTACAATAGAAGCTTTGCTTAATCGTAAAATAGCGATAGGAGGAATTATTTTTTCGGGTAATGAAAATGCCTCAACAGAGTCAATTATTTTGAAGAAAACCGGAATTAAGTGCATTGGTCGAATTGATGAAGAGCCTTATTTTGATCAGAATGTAATCAAAGAATATGCAGATAGATTCCGAGAGGAACTTTTGCAATTATAA
- a CDS encoding F0F1 ATP synthase subunit epsilon, with amino-acid sequence MILEIVSPEAKLFSGEISSISVPGVDGRFQMLNNHAPIVSLLQKGTINITTAGNFELNEEKASLFTKVSDNNYTLEIASGTLELKDNKVIVLAD; translated from the coding sequence ATGATTTTAGAAATAGTATCACCAGAAGCGAAATTATTTTCAGGAGAAATCTCATCTATCTCTGTACCTGGAGTAGATGGTCGTTTTCAAATGTTAAATAACCACGCACCAATAGTTTCATTGCTGCAAAAAGGAACAATTAATATTACTACTGCTGGAAACTTTGAATTAAACGAAGAAAAAGCAAGTTTGTTTACTAAGGTAAGTGATAATAATTATACTTTAGAAATTGCCTCTGGTACTCTTGAGTTAAAAGATAATAAAGTAATTGTTTTAGCTGACTAA
- a CDS encoding GxxExxY protein: protein MTGLLHKEITDDILKVYYDIYNQLGYGFLEKVYQNAMYFELKNKGYKVEAQTPIKVYLKGRLIGEYYSDFLIENKIIIELKACELLMNVHVAQLMNYLKATEMEVGLLLNFGEDPEFKRIIYTNDRKKNLKNL, encoded by the coding sequence ATGACAGGTTTATTGCATAAAGAAATAACAGATGATATTTTGAAAGTGTATTATGATATATACAATCAGTTAGGATATGGTTTTTTAGAAAAAGTATATCAGAATGCAATGTATTTCGAATTAAAAAATAAAGGATACAAAGTGGAAGCTCAAACGCCAATAAAAGTCTATTTAAAGGGACGGTTGATTGGTGAATATTATTCTGATTTCTTAATTGAAAATAAAATTATAATTGAATTGAAAGCTTGTGAATTACTAATGAATGTGCATGTTGCTCAATTAATGAATTATTTAAAAGCAACCGAAATGGAAGTTGGACTTTTATTAAACTTTGGTGAAGACCCAGAATTTAAGCGTATTATTTACACAAATGATAGAAAGAAGAATTTAAAAAATCTGTGA
- a CDS encoding pyridoxal phosphate-dependent aminotransferase family protein yields MKFPENLIAKLESRKQNNALRILPKPNDLIDFASNDYIGFSKSEVVFNETHQFLVTHNIKNNGATGSRLLSGNHFLYTKAEKHIAQFHQVESALLFNSGYDANVGFFSAVPQRNDVILFDELCHASIRDGIQMSNAKSYKFQHNNFEDLERLLLKQSEKSVIYIVTESVFSMDGDCPNLEELIAISGRYNGYLVIDEAHALGVFGDKGEGLIQYLDLQDKVFARIMTFGKGLGCHGAVVLGSNELQSYLVNFARSFIYTTGLSPHSVATILLGYYHLEKDKKSIELLRENIIFFNQVKKMLNLSPLFIRSKSAIQSVIIPGNEKVKNIANSLQKEGFDVKAILSPTVPEGQERLRFCLHSYNSKEEITKLLTLLSNFVFGSLI; encoded by the coding sequence ATGAAGTTTCCAGAAAATCTAATTGCAAAGCTTGAAAGTCGTAAGCAAAATAATGCACTAAGAATCCTTCCAAAACCTAATGATTTAATTGATTTTGCATCTAATGATTATATAGGTTTTTCAAAATCGGAAGTTGTTTTTAATGAAACCCATCAGTTTTTAGTAACCCATAATATTAAAAATAATGGTGCTACAGGTTCTCGATTACTTTCTGGGAACCACTTTTTATATACCAAAGCTGAAAAGCATATTGCTCAATTTCATCAAGTGGAATCAGCATTATTATTTAATTCTGGTTATGACGCTAATGTTGGTTTTTTTAGCGCAGTTCCACAACGCAATGATGTCATTTTGTTCGATGAATTGTGTCATGCTTCTATTCGGGACGGAATCCAAATGAGTAATGCCAAATCTTATAAATTTCAGCATAATAATTTTGAAGATTTAGAAAGACTGCTTTTAAAACAGAGCGAAAAATCAGTTATTTATATTGTAACCGAATCTGTTTTTTCTATGGATGGTGATTGCCCAAATCTGGAAGAATTAATAGCTATTTCTGGCAGATACAATGGTTATTTAGTAATTGATGAAGCTCATGCTTTGGGCGTTTTTGGTGATAAAGGAGAAGGATTGATTCAGTATCTAGATTTACAGGATAAAGTATTTGCCCGAATTATGACTTTTGGAAAGGGGTTGGGCTGTCATGGTGCTGTTGTTTTAGGTTCGAATGAATTGCAATCATATCTTGTCAATTTTGCACGAAGTTTTATTTATACAACTGGATTATCACCTCATTCGGTGGCTACTATTTTATTGGGATATTATCATTTAGAAAAAGATAAGAAATCAATTGAATTACTTCGTGAAAATATTATTTTTTTCAATCAGGTGAAAAAAATGCTGAATTTAAGCCCGCTTTTTATTCGAAGTAAATCGGCTATTCAAAGTGTTATTATTCCCGGAAACGAAAAAGTTAAAAACATTGCCAATTCTTTGCAAAAGGAAGGTTTTGATGTCAAAGCAATACTTTCTCCAACTGTTCCTGAGGGGCAAGAGCGATTGCGGTTTTGTTTGCATAGTTACAATAGTAAAGAGGAAATAACTAAATTGTTGACGTTGTTGAGTAACTTTGTTTTTGGCTCACTGATTTAA
- a CDS encoding SGNH/GDSL hydrolase family protein, whose amino-acid sequence MIKNFKWLLLVSLSFVACNNNDDDTAATAEVPVTPGSASFAKYVALGDSFAAGYSDGALFKKGQETSYPSVLAQQFTQAGGGAFNVPFCGNDNLGGLLYGGTPIAETRKYISGFYPNGRPIIQNVPGVPVTDVTTHLTGTFNNLGVPGAKSFDLLSTTYGNGNPAGFGTGATSPYFSRFSSSAMASVIGDALVQKPTFFSLWIGGNDVLGYALSGGDGTNPITPTGTFETAYNNLVTQLSTDGRKGVVANLPFITTLPNFSVVSVKPVSPSAYFVDGDENNKVPVISAGDIATINALNAQLLGPLKQVLTGLGAGDRIELLSTTANNPVLIVDETLTDYKQQITGALTPALGAATAGFYGAVFGKVRQTKKDGASTDLILLSTSTVIGSTAAGAPSPLNKYGISYPLQDKHVLIPSEISEMEAAVIAYNTIIKNAADAKGLAYVDAKSAMTQLSSTSGVSFGNFQMTSSYVTGGAFSLDGVHPTPRGYAYIANLFIDAINTKYGSTLRKVDLAEYQTLFPGMIQ is encoded by the coding sequence ATGATAAAAAATTTCAAATGGCTACTCTTGGTTTCTTTAAGCTTTGTAGCATGTAATAATAATGATGATGATACGGCGGCAACGGCAGAAGTTCCTGTTACTCCTGGGTCAGCTTCTTTTGCAAAATATGTAGCATTGGGTGATTCTTTTGCTGCTGGATATAGTGATGGTGCGTTATTTAAAAAAGGTCAGGAAACATCTTATCCCTCAGTTTTAGCGCAACAATTTACTCAAGCCGGTGGTGGAGCTTTTAATGTTCCTTTTTGTGGTAATGACAATCTAGGAGGTCTTTTGTATGGAGGTACACCAATCGCTGAGACTAGAAAATATATTTCTGGTTTTTATCCTAATGGTAGACCAATTATTCAAAACGTACCTGGTGTGCCGGTAACGGATGTAACTACTCATTTGACCGGGACATTTAATAATTTAGGAGTGCCAGGAGCAAAAAGTTTCGATTTATTATCTACTACTTATGGTAATGGTAATCCAGCTGGATTTGGAACTGGGGCAACCAGTCCATACTTTTCCAGATTTTCTTCTTCAGCTATGGCATCTGTTATTGGTGATGCTTTAGTTCAAAAACCGACTTTTTTTTCCTTATGGATTGGTGGTAATGATGTTTTAGGTTATGCTTTAAGTGGTGGTGATGGAACAAATCCTATTACTCCAACTGGAACTTTTGAAACTGCATATAATAATTTAGTTACTCAATTATCTACAGATGGTAGAAAGGGTGTTGTGGCAAACTTGCCTTTTATAACTACATTGCCAAATTTTAGCGTTGTTTCTGTAAAACCAGTTAGTCCATCGGCATATTTTGTTGATGGTGATGAAAATAATAAAGTACCTGTAATTAGTGCTGGAGATATAGCAACTATTAATGCTTTGAATGCACAGCTTCTAGGGCCGCTAAAACAAGTTTTAACAGGTTTAGGTGCTGGGGACAGGATTGAGTTGTTGTCTACTACTGCGAATAATCCTGTGTTGATTGTGGATGAGACTTTGACAGATTATAAGCAGCAAATAACTGGGGCTTTGACACCTGCTTTGGGGGCTGCTACTGCAGGTTTTTATGGTGCAGTTTTTGGTAAAGTAAGGCAAACTAAAAAGGATGGAGCTTCTACAGATTTAATATTGTTATCTACTAGTACTGTAATCGGATCTACAGCTGCAGGAGCTCCGTCTCCATTAAATAAATATGGAATCTCTTATCCATTACAAGATAAGCACGTGCTAATTCCATCTGAAATTTCAGAAATGGAAGCGGCAGTAATTGCTTATAACACTATTATAAAAAATGCGGCTGATGCAAAAGGATTAGCATATGTAGATGCTAAATCTGCAATGACACAGTTGTCGTCTACTTCAGGGGTTAGTTTTGGGAACTTTCAAATGACTTCTTCATATGTAACTGGTGGTGCTTTTTCGTTAGATGGAGTTCATCCAACTCCTAGAGGGTATGCTTATATAGCAAATCTTTTTATAGATGCGATTAATACTAAGTATGGGTCAACATTGAGGAAAGTAGATTTGGCCGAATATCAAACTTTATTTCCTGGGATGATACAATAA
- a CDS encoding TonB-dependent receptor → MRLYLLFLTLFFCSISFAQNSIKGVVTDENNQPIAGVNINVVGAKEGTVSDYDGSFVLITKQTPPFSLEIAAVGYGSSTVTVEALSQKVVVKLNAEETKLNEIVVSASRAPERVLQSPVTIERMGIQQVKSTTAPTFYDGLENLKEVQFNTSSISFKTVNTRGFAAVGNTRFMQLVDGMDNSSPALNFVLGNLIGLSDIDVASVELLPGASSALYGANAFNGILFMNSKSPFTYQGISSYVKYGQTSQDVAGTNDYFDMGIRAATAFTKHFGVKANFNYMRATEWIADDRRSQTGGTIGHDGNQNYDGLNIYGDEVTTSIANVGKVSRTGYREKDLNDNKVNSVKADFSLYFRPWDNETEIILQYKLGLGNTIYQGANRYALNDFFMSQTKIEVKGKNFFARAYQSSEDAGNSYDMRFAGWNVQRLAKSDTNWFTDYATAFQLSSAALGLNANEAANYARNFADKNVSPGLNLVPNTDPTNPGAPRGVRFEPGSSEFVNALNTVKSDPDFTKGAKFTDRSKIYHSDVNYNFKDKIKFAEIQVGGSARQYEMNSSGSIFTDYDGPIRYNEYGVYTQGSKMFMDDRLKLVASIRYDKSQNFDGNVSPRVSVVYSAGAKKNHNFRASYQTGFRNPTTQDQYIGLDLGPFALIGSAPENLVRFSETLNVSAAGQAAFIAAGKPATPTVVMNGNNAYDNSYTLVSVQEFSKKLGEDSSPAGVAAAVAKLQAANVQLVRPEEVKAYELGYRTVINNDLSVDINGYYNQYNNFLNTSRVAGVYYGDVNAAFNPLDELSSVKALTRGDRRIYQVYSNTSADVASLGFGIGLSKKVYKDFELGVNYNYSQLDFNQSEDPGFVTGFNTPKHRVKGSLGNAKLFKNFGFNTNVRWNSEYLWQSSFADGMIPSTTVFDAQINYGLPQYKLLFKVGATNIGGKDYIQVIGAGSIGQQWFASLTINP, encoded by the coding sequence ATGAGATTGTATTTACTTTTTTTAACATTGTTCTTTTGTAGCATATCTTTTGCGCAAAATTCTATCAAAGGGGTTGTTACGGACGAAAATAATCAGCCAATTGCAGGAGTTAATATCAATGTGGTAGGGGCAAAGGAAGGAACGGTTTCTGATTACGACGGTTCTTTCGTTTTAATCACGAAGCAAACCCCTCCTTTTTCTCTTGAAATTGCTGCAGTTGGATATGGTTCTTCTACGGTTACTGTAGAAGCATTATCCCAAAAAGTTGTAGTGAAATTAAATGCAGAAGAGACAAAATTAAATGAAATTGTTGTTTCTGCTTCAAGAGCGCCGGAGAGAGTTCTTCAGTCTCCTGTTACAATTGAAAGAATGGGAATTCAGCAAGTAAAAAGTACTACGGCTCCAACATTTTATGATGGATTGGAAAATTTAAAAGAAGTGCAATTTAATACAAGTAGTATTTCATTCAAAACTGTTAATACAAGAGGTTTTGCAGCGGTAGGAAATACTCGTTTCATGCAATTGGTGGATGGTATGGATAATTCTTCGCCTGCGTTGAACTTTGTGTTAGGGAACTTAATTGGTCTTTCTGATATTGATGTGGCTAGTGTAGAGCTTTTGCCTGGAGCTTCTTCTGCTTTATATGGAGCTAACGCATTTAATGGAATTTTATTTATGAATAGTAAAAGTCCATTTACGTACCAAGGAATCAGTTCTTATGTAAAGTATGGTCAAACGTCACAAGATGTTGCTGGTACAAATGATTATTTCGATATGGGAATTAGAGCAGCTACTGCTTTTACTAAGCATTTTGGAGTTAAAGCCAATTTTAATTACATGAGAGCTACCGAATGGATAGCTGATGATAGAAGAAGTCAAACAGGTGGGACAATAGGTCATGATGGGAATCAGAATTATGATGGTTTGAATATTTATGGTGATGAAGTAACTACTTCTATTGCTAATGTTGGGAAGGTAAGTAGAACAGGTTACCGTGAGAAAGATTTAAATGATAATAAAGTAAATAGTGTAAAAGCTGATTTTTCTTTGTATTTCAGACCTTGGGATAATGAAACGGAAATAATACTTCAATATAAATTAGGTCTTGGGAATACTATTTACCAAGGTGCAAATAGATATGCTTTGAACGATTTCTTTATGAGTCAAACTAAAATCGAAGTTAAAGGGAAAAACTTTTTTGCCAGAGCTTATCAGTCTTCAGAGGATGCAGGGAATTCTTACGATATGCGTTTTGCCGGTTGGAATGTACAAAGATTGGCTAAATCAGATACCAACTGGTTTACTGATTATGCAACCGCATTTCAGTTATCTTCTGCTGCTTTGGGGCTTAATGCAAATGAGGCGGCTAATTATGCGAGAAATTTTGCTGATAAAAATGTATCTCCAGGCTTAAATTTAGTACCAAATACAGACCCAACAAATCCTGGCGCTCCAAGAGGTGTACGTTTTGAGCCAGGTTCTTCTGAATTTGTAAATGCATTAAATACTGTAAAAAGCGATCCTGATTTCACAAAGGGAGCCAAATTTACGGATCGGTCTAAAATATATCACTCGGATGTTAATTATAATTTTAAAGATAAAATCAAATTTGCTGAAATTCAAGTAGGAGGTTCTGCTCGTCAATACGAAATGAATTCTAGTGGTTCTATTTTTACTGATTATGATGGGCCAATTCGTTACAATGAATATGGGGTATATACTCAAGGATCTAAAATGTTTATGGATGATCGATTAAAATTAGTTGCCTCTATTCGTTATGATAAGAGTCAAAATTTTGATGGAAATGTATCGCCAAGAGTTTCTGTAGTGTATTCTGCTGGTGCGAAAAAAAATCACAATTTTAGAGCTTCTTACCAAACGGGATTTAGAAATCCAACAACTCAGGATCAGTATATTGGTCTGGATTTAGGGCCGTTTGCTTTGATTGGTTCGGCTCCTGAAAATTTAGTTCGTTTTTCTGAAACATTAAATGTGAGTGCTGCAGGGCAGGCTGCTTTCATAGCGGCTGGTAAACCTGCTACACCAACCGTTGTTATGAATGGTAATAATGCATATGATAATTCGTATACTTTGGTTTCTGTGCAGGAATTTAGTAAAAAGTTGGGTGAGGACTCTTCTCCTGCAGGTGTTGCTGCTGCTGTAGCTAAATTGCAAGCGGCAAATGTACAATTAGTTCGTCCTGAAGAAGTAAAGGCTTATGAATTGGGATATAGAACTGTTATTAATAATGATTTGTCAGTGGATATTAATGGTTATTACAATCAGTACAATAATTTCTTGAATACTTCTAGAGTAGCAGGAGTGTATTATGGAGATGTGAATGCTGCTTTTAATCCATTAGATGAGTTAAGCTCAGTAAAAGCTCTGACACGAGGTGACAGAAGAATTTACCAAGTGTATAGTAATACTTCTGCCGATGTTGCTTCGTTAGGTTTTGGAATTGGATTGTCTAAAAAAGTGTATAAAGATTTTGAATTAGGGGTGAATTATAACTACTCTCAATTAGATTTTAATCAATCTGAAGATCCTGGATTTGTTACTGGATTCAATACTCCAAAACATAGGGTAAAAGGATCTTTAGGGAATGCTAAATTGTTTAAAAACTTTGGTTTTAATACAAATGTTAGATGGAACTCTGAATATTTATGGCAATCTTCTTTTGCAGATGGAATGATTCCGTCAACAACTGTCTTTGATGCTCAAATCAATTATGGTCTTCCGCAATATAAATTATTGTTTAAAGTAGGAGCAACTAATATTGGAGGTAAAGATTATATTCAAGTAATTGGTGCGGGTTCTATTGGTCAACAATGGTTTGCTTCATTGACTATCAATCCATAA